Sequence from the Candidatus Accumulibacter similis genome:
AGCGGTGCCTTGCCGCCATCCCGGTCGGGCTCGAGCACCGCCGCGAGATCGGCAAGCTTCTGCTTCAGCGAGCGCGTCAGTGCCGCGTAGACGCCGTTGCCCATCGGTACGAAGCGCGATCGGTCGCGGGCGGCGCCGAGCAGGGTCGATAGCTGCAGCACCAGTCCCTCGTCGAGCTTCGCCTCGCCGGCGAGGCGGAACCAGTCCCGCTCACGACTGACGCGCACGCCTAGTTGCCGCGTGCTGAGGGTGACGACACGCACAGTCTTGCCCTTCGGCCACTCGACGGCAGCCAGATCGGACAGGGTCGGCAGCTTCTCGACGGCAGCCAGGGCGTCTTCCGCATCCTCGATCAGCCATTCGCAACTGCGCTCGCTGCTGTCAAGGAAGGGCAGGGCGTCGAGGATCGTCTCGAGGTGCCGCTCCTCACTCGCCAGATCGCGCTCGGTGCCGACCGTTTCGCCGTCGACGACTGCGAGCAACCGTCGGCGGCCGCTCGCTGGTGTCAGTCGCGGCCCGTCGCTGCCGAGTGGCGTCACCACCAGACGCAGCGAGAGCTGGTCGCCGGCCGGCGCCAGCTCGGCGCGCAGGCGTGAGTCGCTGACGACCTGTCGCGCCGCCTGCGCCGAGTCGGCGTGAACCTGGAAACGGGTGGCAAGTGCGCGCAGCGTCTTCTCGACCTCCTCCTGCACACCGGGAGCGCTGGCCGGAATGGCAAAGCGGCCGCTGACCAGCTGCGCCGCCTGCTGCTGCTCGGCCGAGAAGCGCACCAGCCGCAGTCGCTGCGGGCCGTCCCGGATGAGCGTGATCAGGCGCAGCGCTGCGGCTTCGCGCTGCTGTTCGGCATCCATGTAGTATGCCTCGTTGCTGGCATTCGTCCGCAGCGGCGGGTCGATGCGCATCAGGTAGCGGTCGCCCTCGCGAACCAGTTCGAGCGCTGGCGCGCTTTCCGTCAGATCGACGAACTGTTCCGGCGCGTCGGCCAGGATGACCGCCGGATGCCCGACGAGGGCGACGATCGCCGCTGCGAGGTCGAGGTGAAAGCGGCTGTTGTAACGGGGCTCGGGGCGGATGGCACGCGCGACCTTGCCGTCCGCTGCCGCGAGCTGCTGATTGGCGGCGATGCGCGCCAGGCTGATGGGGCGCGGCCGGCCCCAGCCGCGCGGGCCCCGCTTCTGCTCGAGCGGCCGGATGCCAGCGAGGCGGCCGTCCTGGCCGATCGCCACTTCCCACAGCAGCCTGCTCGCGTCACCGGCAGCCTCGGCAGTGCCGGCTGCGCCGCCGAGCGACTGCAGGGCGAGCAGGATCTCGCGCCAGTGTTCGCCGTCGCCCGCGATGAAGAAGGCGGCCGGCGGCTCACGACCATCGAGCACGGCTGCGGCACTGTCGAGCTGGTGCAGCAGTGACTGCATGCGGCAGGCGTTCAGCCTGCTGCGCAGCAGGGCGATGGTCGGTGGCCATTCCCGCCGCGGATCGCGCTCGCCGCCGTCGGCGATCGCCTCGCTGCCCAGCCAGGCGGCGAGCAGGATCGCCCACAGCGAGTCGAGTGGCGGCCCGTACCAGCGGTCGGCGGAGGGGTGCGGGGGCAGGAACGCGCTGCGGACGAGCGCGACCCTGCCGAGGCGGACGTCGATCGCGTGCACCCAGCGTCCCCAGCTCGCTTCCGGGTCAGGCTGGCGTCGGCCGGATTCGGCGGCACAGAACTTGCGCGCCAGTTCGAGGTGGCGAGGCGTTGCCTGGGCGAGCAGCGAAAGCGGGTAGAACCAGGCAATGCTGTCGGGCAGGAAGTGCTTGCTGCCGCCGATCTCGCCGCGGCGTTGCTTGAAGGCGGCTTCGAAGGCGGCCTGTCCGGCAGCCCAGTGACCGTCGAGCACCAGCAGTGCCGCCCGGACGCCGGCGGCCCAGCCGTTGTCGACGCCGGCCAGGGCGCTCTGCAGCAGCCCGGCATCGCCGCGCAGCAACGCCAGGTCGGCGAGTAGCAGGCGCAGGCTTTCGGGCAGCGTGGCGGCGTGCTCAGCGAGCTGTGCAGCGGCCCAGTCGGCGATTGCCAGGTAGTCGGGCGCACAGTGCAGCAGGCAGACGCCGGCGACGGCCTGACAGGCGAGTGACCAGCGTTCGGGTGCATCGATGCGGGCAAAGGTGGGGCCATCGAAGGCCTCGAAGATCGCTCTGAGGACGACGGTATCCCAGTTGAGCACCTGCGAGACGCTGCTCCGGAGCGCCCGCAACTCGGCCGCGGGCGCTCCGCTCAGGTACTTGGCGCGAACGTAGGCAACCGTCGTTGCCAGGCTGCCGGCGCCCCAGTAGTAACCCGATCGGCCCGGGTCGAAATGGGTGGCTTCACAGATCAGCTGAAGCAGCGTGCTGCCCGGGGTCGTCTCGAGCCACTGCCGGTAAAGGGGGGCGCGCAGGCCGTCGAGCAACTGAAAGGCACCGCGACGCAACGGATCCTCGAGCAGCAGATTCCTTCCCGTCAGCTCGTGCCAGGCGTGCCGGACGTCGTTGAGGCTGAAGGCGGTGCCGCCGCTGTCCTGAAGGCGGCTGACGACGAGCAATCGATGCACGTCGACTGGCGAGCGTGCCGTCCACAGCAGCGCGCAGGCCAGCGCCACCCGGTGCGTGTCGGGAGTCAGGCCGAGGGTGTCGAGCCGGTCGATGGCGGCACCGTTCAGCGGGTTCTTGAGCATGGGTTCCTGGCAATGGCCATCGTTGGGCCGGAGGTGACGATCACTGGCGAGCCAGCAGCATCGCATCACCGTAGCTGAAAAAGCGGTAGCGCTGGCGAATCGCGTGTTCGTAGGCGCGGCGGACGGGCTCCCGCCCGGCGAAAGCCGAGACCAGCATCAGCAGCGTCGACTTCGGCAGGTGGAAGTTGGTCAGCAGCCGGTCCACGATCCGGAACTCGTAGCCCGGCGTGATGAAGAGATCGGTTTCGCCGGCACCGGCGCGCAGCTCGCCGGACTGTGCTGCCGCTTCGAGTGCTCGCAGGCTGGTCGTGCCGACGGCGACGACGCGACCGCCACCGCTGCGTGTCCGGGCGATGGCGTCCACCGTCGCGGCGGGAATCGCGAAACGCTCACTGTGCATCCGGTGCTCGGCGAGATTGCGGACGCGCACCGGTTGGAAGGTACCGGCACCGACGTGCAGGGTCAGCCAGGCGGCGCCGACAGCATGCCCGGCGAGTCGCTGCAGCAGCGCGGCGTCGAAGTGCAGGCCGGCTGTTGGCGCCGCCACGGCGCCCGGCGAGCGGGCAAAGACGGTCTGGTAGCGCTCCTCG
This genomic interval carries:
- the queA gene encoding tRNA preQ1(34) S-adenosylmethionine ribosyltransferase-isomerase QueA; this encodes MLTLDDFDFDLPAELIAQEPAAERSGSRLLQVCGSGISDHRFNELPALLSAGDLLVFNDTRVIRARLLGRKASGGRIEVLVERIVDARHAVAQIRASKSPRPGSLILLEDAIPLRVCGRSGEQGEFFALELAGDGDLWRLVERHGRLPLPPYITHAAADADEERYQTVFARSPGAVAAPTAGLHFDAALLQRLAGHAVGAAWLTLHVGAGTFQPVRVRNLAEHRMHSERFAIPAATVDAIARTRSGGGRVVAVGTTSLRALEAAAQSGELRAGAGETDLFITPGYEFRIVDRLLTNFHLPKSTLLMLVSAFAGREPVRRAYEHAIRQRYRFFSYGDAMLLARQ